Genomic DNA from Carnobacterium divergens DSM 20623:
ATTGCAGGTTGTGTATAAGTTGTTTGATTTAATTGTTCATTTTCATCAAAACACAGAGAAGTCATATCCATTTTTAGCGCATCACTTGCATGCTGAAAAACATCTCTTACAACTTGATTATTTTCATAGAGTTCTTGGCCCATCCCTTGATACTGTGCTCCTTGACCACTATATACAAAAGCGATTTTCATGTTGTTTGACTCCTTTTATCTAGTGCCGTTATTTTTTCTTAAAAGTTGTCCCTATTAGTAAAACAAGCCTTTAAATAAAGGCTCATTTTAAGAATAATTGATTCACTAAAATGAATTTAAATAAAGGCTTTTTTTTGTTGTTCGATCACTGTTTGAGATTCAGACATTAGTTCTTGAATGATTTCTTCACAGCTCTGTTCAGTTTTTACAAGTCCAGCAATTTGACCTGACATCATTGACCCCGCATCCATATCTCCATCGATAACAGCACGTCTTAAGGCACCTTTACCAATCGCTTCTAAACGCTCAAAATCGGGTTGATCTTTACTGGTCTCTTCTTTTTCAGCTTTATCATATAGACGCGTTAGTTTATTACGGATTGTACGGACAGGATGTCCAGTAATTTGACCCGTAACCGTGGTGTCGATATCTCTAGCTTTTAAAACGGCATTTTTAAAGTTTTGGTGGATCGTGCATTCATGGGCAACGAGGAATCTTGTTCCAAGCTGAACAGCTGAGGCTCCTAACATAAAGGCTGCTGCCATTCCACGACCATCTCCGATTCCACCTGCTGCAATCACAGGAATTGAAACAGCATCCACTACTTGAGGAACCATGACCATCGTTGTTAATTTTCCAATATGTCCACCGGCTTCCATTCCCTCAACAATAATTGCATCCGCACCGTCTTTTTCCATTCGTCTAGCTAATGCTACCGAAGCAACGACAGGAATAACAATAATGCCATGTTCACGGAACTTTTTCATGTATTTCCCTGGACTTCCAGCGCCTGTGGTAACCACTTTAACGCCTTCCTCACAGACAGCATTCACCACTGCCTCCACATGTGGAGAAAGCAACATAATATTTACTCCAAAAGGTTGATCTGTTTTTTCTTTCGCCTGCCTGATCTGTTCACGAACAACTTCTTCAGGTGCATGTCCTGAGGCAATAATCCCCAATCCACCAGCGTTAGAAACAGCACTTGCAAGTTCTGCATTTGCTACCCACGCCATTGCTCCTTGAATGATTGGATACTTGATTCCAAGTTTTTCGCATAATTCTGATTGCATGCAGGTTTCCTACTTTCTATTCTCTAGTTTATTTATTTTTTAATTCAGCTTCTACAAAGTTAACGATATCTTGAACTGTGTTTAAGCCTTCTTCTGATTCGATTTTGATGTCAAATTCGTCTTCGATGTCGTTGATGATTTGGAATAAGTCTAAACTATCTGCTTCTAAATCTTCACGGAAGTTTGTTGTTAATTGTACCTCTTCTTCTTCTTTACCTAATTGGTCTACAATAATTGCTTGAATTTTTTCGAATGTCATAATAATTTCCTCCAGTATGTTTGGTTTAATTTTTTGTACTTATTTTTTATTTATTTATAACTCGATTAAGATCGAAGCCCATGTCAAGCCTCCGCCAAAACCGGTCAATACAATTTTTTGTCCACTGCCTAATTTCAATTCTCCTGCTGAAACAACTTCATCTAATAGAATTGGAATACTGGCAGCAGAGGTGTTTCCGTAGCGTTGCATATTCGTTTTGAATTTGCTCATCGGAAGTTTTAGTTTTTTTGCAATTGCTTCAACGATTCGATAGTTTGCTTGATGAAGTAAATAATAATCCACTTCCGCAAGCTGAGTCTCTCCAATTTCAGCAAGTTGACGAATACTAGCCGGCACATTTCGGATTGAAAAATCAAAAATTGCTCGCCCATCCATTTTTAAATAATCACTTTGCTGTATCTCGTCTGTTGTTTTTGAAAAAGGATCTTGCGTCGTTAAATGCCTTGCTGTTAATGAAAGTCCGCGACTACCATCAGCATGAATATCTTCAGCGAGAAATGATTTTTTTTCATTTACTCCTTTTAATAACACGCCTCCTGCGCCATCTCCAAAAAGAACCGCTGTACTTCTATCTTCCCAATCAATTACTTTCGACATCACTTCTCCGCCTAGAACAAGTGCATAACGAAAATTTCCACTTTGCACCATTTTCTCAGCAATTGAAAGCGCGTAGACAAAACCTGAACACGCTGCATTGATATCAAAGGCCATTACTTGCCTAGCACCAATATATTCTTGAACTAAACAAGCTGTTGAGGGGGTCTGATAATCTGGGGTCATGGTTGCCACAATAATTAAATCGACTTCTAAAGCGGATACGTTTGCTTTATCAAGCATTTTGATTGCTGCTTTTCCACAAAGTACTGAGGTATTTTCAGTTTCGCTTAAGTGCCTCGCTTCAATTCCTGTTCTGGATTTTATCCATTCATCATTGGTATCCATTAGCGTTTCTAATTGTTGATTAGGAACTCTAGTTGATGGGAGGTAACTTCCAGTGCTAATTATTTTTGCTTCCATTCATTTCAGCCCTGTTCTTTCAATTTATTTTGGGTTTTATCTAAGAAACCATGTAAATTCCCTAAACCTTTGATTAGAATTTCAATCTCTTCTTGGTTCATTCCTTCTACGGTTTCTTTTACCATCTCTTTATGGAATTTGTCATGAAGACGATACAATAATCGTCCTCTCTTAGTAAGTCCAAGCTTTACTACTCGTCGATCATTTTCACTTCTAATTCGCTCAACATAGCCTTTTTTCACTAAATTGTTGACCGCAACAGTTAAAGTTCCAACAGTGATCGATAATTTTCTAGCGACTTCAGAAGTTGTTCGTTTACGATACATACCAATAGCTTCAACGGTATGCATTTCCTTGATTGATACATCTTGGAAACTGCTATTTTGCAATGCTGTCTCTTCAATAATCAATATTTCGTTAAACACTTCAACTAAGTAATCATTAATCAGTTCAAATGAGTCTGCCACATCAACTCCTCCATTTCTTATATTTCGTCATTCATTGTAATCAATTGCTTTGATGTTCAAATTGTTTGACTATCAAACTATATTATTTTTTACTAAAAGTGTCAAGTTTATTTTAAAAAAATTTTTTATACAAACAAAAAAAGACCTTTATATAGGCATTTCAAGTACTTAATTTTATTTTGAATATCAAACTATTTATCCTAGAATTTGTCTTTTTATATACGAAAATACAAAAAAAACGAACCTTATTTTCGATAAGTTTCGCTTCAATAGGTTGTTTATTTTATTAAATGTTTAAACTGCTAGTTATGAAGTAGCCTCTGCATTTGTAATTTCAATTATGTCTTTAAAGTTCACAATCGTTTTTGTTTCACAAATATCTTTCATTGTTGGAGACGATTGTTCCCAAAAAATTTCAACGACAGCACTGTTGGTTAATAGTTTTTTAATAACGCCAGCCATCTTTTCATCTCTAAAAGTAAATTTAATCTCATCACCTAGATCTGGTCTAAATGATTCTTTAACTGCATCAATAATTGCATTTGCTTCTTCATAGGGTACGCCCAAAAGCGTTGCAATTCTTGACTTACTTGCACCTTTACGAAGCTCGGTTTCAACAACTGATTGAATTTCGTTAGTGATTTTATTTCCCATGTAAATCCCTCATTTCTTTATTTCGTGATTACATAAACAAAATATCATAACACTTAATATCTCATTATACCACATTTTCACTTCTATTTGTTAGAATTTGTTCATTATTTATTAATTTATCTCGATACCGAATCTTTTTTACCTTCTTTTCTAGAAAACAAAAGACAATTATAGTCTACATTTCTTTAAAAGTTTGTTAAACTAGATTCACCTAGGTTATAGGAAAAATTTTACGATTAAAGGACGTATGATCATGAAAACAATTTTAATTGCCGATGATGATTCAAATATTAATAAAATGGTTCAGCGTTTTCTTGAATCATTGTCTTATCGGGTAGTGACTGCAACAGATGGAGCTGAGGCTATTGATGCTATCGAAACCCATTCGATTGATTTAGCGATTTTAGATATTATGATGCCTCTAAAGAACGGATATGAAGTTTGTCAGGAAATTCGACAACAGTACAGCATTCCGATTATTTTATTGACTGCAAAAGGAGAAATTGTAGATAAAGAAAAAGGGTTCCAAGCAGGGACTGATGATTACATGACCAAACCTTTTGAATTAAAAGAACTTGAATTTAGAATGAATGCACTGTTTAGACGGTATCAAATTCCGAACAACCCGTTAATTACCATTGGAAAACTAACGATTGATCAAAAGAATTATCTTGTGACCCTAGGAAGTAAAGAGCTTTTTCTTCCATTAAAGGAATTTGAATTGCTAACGAAACTTGCCAGCTATCCTAAAAAAATTTTTACTCGTGATGAATTGATTGAATCTATTTGGGGTATGGATTACGAAGGAAATGACAGAACTGTAGACGTTCATATCAAACGATTACGAGAGCATCTGACCAAGGATTCTGGTGTTGCGATTACTACTATTCGCGGGCTTGGCTATCGATTGGAGGAGCAGGTATGAAGACCCTCTATCAACGGATCGTAGCCATTACCTTTTTAGTGATGATTGTAAGTATTGGCGTGGCTTTTTTGATTTCAAATGTGTATTATCAATACCACCTAAAGCCTATCAACGATCAAAAATTAACTTATGTAGCAAAGGATATTCAACAATTTTATAACGAAAATCCGACCTTAAATCAAGAAAGCTACTTCAACCACATTAGTCAGCTTGGCTATGAAATTTATCAAGTCAAAC
This window encodes:
- a CDS encoding acyl carrier protein, with the translated sequence MTFEKIQAIIVDQLGKEEEEVQLTTNFREDLEADSLDLFQIINDIEDEFDIKIESEEGLNTVQDIVNFVEAELKNK
- the fabK gene encoding enoyl-[acyl-carrier-protein] reductase FabK: MQSELCEKLGIKYPIIQGAMAWVANAELASAVSNAGGLGIIASGHAPEEVVREQIRQAKEKTDQPFGVNIMLLSPHVEAVVNAVCEEGVKVVTTGAGSPGKYMKKFREHGIIVIPVVASVALARRMEKDGADAIIVEGMEAGGHIGKLTTMVMVPQVVDAVSIPVIAAGGIGDGRGMAAAFMLGASAVQLGTRFLVAHECTIHQNFKNAVLKARDIDTTVTGQITGHPVRTIRNKLTRLYDKAEKEETSKDQPDFERLEAIGKGALRRAVIDGDMDAGSMMSGQIAGLVKTEQSCEEIIQELMSESQTVIEQQKKAFI
- a CDS encoding response regulator transcription factor, whose amino-acid sequence is MKTILIADDDSNINKMVQRFLESLSYRVVTATDGAEAIDAIETHSIDLAILDIMMPLKNGYEVCQEIRQQYSIPIILLTAKGEIVDKEKGFQAGTDDYMTKPFELKELEFRMNALFRRYQIPNNPLITIGKLTIDQKNYLVTLGSKELFLPLKEFELLTKLASYPKKIFTRDELIESIWGMDYEGNDRTVDVHIKRLREHLTKDSGVAITTIRGLGYRLEEQV
- the fabT gene encoding fatty acid biosynthesis transcriptional regulator FabT, whose translation is MADSFELINDYLVEVFNEILIIEETALQNSSFQDVSIKEMHTVEAIGMYRKRTTSEVARKLSITVGTLTVAVNNLVKKGYVERIRSENDRRVVKLGLTKRGRLLYRLHDKFHKEMVKETVEGMNQEEIEILIKGLGNLHGFLDKTQNKLKEQG
- a CDS encoding beta-ketoacyl-ACP synthase III; amino-acid sequence: MEAKIISTGSYLPSTRVPNQQLETLMDTNDEWIKSRTGIEARHLSETENTSVLCGKAAIKMLDKANVSALEVDLIIVATMTPDYQTPSTACLVQEYIGARQVMAFDINAACSGFVYALSIAEKMVQSGNFRYALVLGGEVMSKVIDWEDRSTAVLFGDGAGGVLLKGVNEKKSFLAEDIHADGSRGLSLTARHLTTQDPFSKTTDEIQQSDYLKMDGRAIFDFSIRNVPASIRQLAEIGETQLAEVDYYLLHQANYRIVEAIAKKLKLPMSKFKTNMQRYGNTSAASIPILLDEVVSAGELKLGSGQKIVLTGFGGGLTWASILIEL